One region of Glycine max cultivar Williams 82 chromosome 9, Glycine_max_v4.0, whole genome shotgun sequence genomic DNA includes:
- the LOC100804994 gene encoding ferric reduction oxidase 6 isoform X1: MEKNSLDYSPLLSPRGDENGSETTASPLVSATKWTLKTLILMIFVLWAAFIFFLPAKPVNELFSKWNDLNRDTPFGVTGSIFLVFTAPILIIAFLAIAHQILTGEDQLHEYVISSNLPFCAQHFIIIIARFSITVTVSTQSLILREIVVTDRFLKPGIIVYVEYFVFDLEFDGRKKTSKLPRFRLWTFPVFVKGPFGVVSATELIGIVLVLLYVIWALYAYTVRALDFISEFDVPSFRDKSIIMFKVMGLRTGAIGLMCLAFLFIPVSRGSVLLRYIDIPFEHATRYHVWLGHLTMVLFTVHGLLYVIAWAMEGHLVQELIQWKDIGVANLPGVISLLAGLLMWVTSLPGVRTWNFELFFYTHQLYVVFVVFLALHVGDFVFTMAAGGIFFFVLDRFLRFCQSRRTVNVISSRCLPCGTVELVLSKPQSLRYNALSFIFVQVRELSWLQWHPFSVSSSPLDGKNHLAVLIKVLGKWTEKLRQRITDVDAQKDSCVITTSVEGPYGHEVPYHLMYENLILVAGGIGLSPFLAILSDILHRVREGKPCQPRNILLVWAVKKSNELPLLSTIDMESICPSFSNKVNIDIHIYVTRESDPPLEEGYSYKPIKSSFCPMASDCGMSVLVGTGDNFWSGLYVISSTVGFVILLALLYVYYVTPFHIETWWYRGLLYVICMVASVVIFGGSVVAMWHIWEKQNSLKDKSNDTKVDKIHQNGSLATKDQSQDSSIAKSTVIHYGSRPNFKEIYDSISEKWGLVDVGVIVCGPSTLQTSVAEEIRSHSMTRQRHHSIFHFHSHSFDL; the protein is encoded by the exons ATGgagaaaaattctcttgattaTAGTCCTTTGCTTTCTCCTCGTGGTGATGAAAATGGAAGTGAGACAACAGCATCTCCTCTTGTGTCAGCTACTAAATGGACTCTCAAGACTTTGATCTTGATGATCTTTGTTCTATGGGCagctttcatcttttttctccctGCAAAGCCTGTGAATGAGTTGTTCTCAAAATGGAATGATCTCAACCGTGACACTCCTTTTGGAGTCACag GAAGCATTTTTCTGGTCTTCACTGCTCCAATTCTCATAATTGCATTTCTTGCCATTGCACACCAAATTCTTACTGGGGAGGATCAGCTTCATGAGTATGTGATTTCCTCAAACTTACCTTTCTGTGCACAACATTTCATCATCATTATAGCAAGGTTTTCAATTACCGTCACAGTTTCGACACAATCTTTGATATTGCGGGAAATTGTGGTCACAGACAGATTTTTGAAACCTGGCATTATAGTATATGTTGAGTACTTTGTTTTTGATTTGGAATTTGATGGCAGGAAGAAGACTTCCAAACTTCCAAGGTTCCGCCTATGGACGTTTCCTGTGTTTGTGAAGGGACCATTTGGGGTTGTTTCTGCCACAGAGCTTATTGGGATTGTCCTCGTTTTGTTGTATGTTATCTGGGCTCTCTATGCTTACACTGTGAGGGCGCTTGATTTTATCTCTGAATTTGATGTGCCATCCTTTAGAGACAAGAG CATAATCATGTTTAAAGTGATGGGACTTCGCACGGGTGCAATTGGGTTGATGTGTTTGGCTTTCCTGTTTATCCCAGTTTCAAGGGGATCCGTTCTTCTCCGCTATATAGATATCCCTTTTGAACATGCCACAAGATATCATGTATGGCTGGGACATCTCACAATGGTGCTTTTTACTGTCCATGGACTCCTCTATGTTATTGCATGGGCAATGGAAGGCCACCTTGTACAAGAA TTAATACAATGGAAAGATATTGGTGTTGCCAATCTCCCAGGAGTTATCAGCCTTCTAGCTGGTTTGTTAATGTGGGTGACCTCTCTTCCCGGAGTGCGGACATGGAACTTTGAGTTGTTTTTCTACACCCACCAATTATATGTAGTCTTTGTTGTCTTTTTGGCCTTGCATGTTGGTGACTTTGTTTTCACTATGGCTGCTGGGggaatatttttctttgtgcTCGATCGATTTCTGAGGTTCTGCCAATCACGAAGGACAGTTAATGTAATCTCATCCAGATGCCTTCCATGTGGCACTGTGGAATTGGTTCTGTCAAAACCTCAAA GTTTGAGATACAATGCACTAAGTTTCATTTTCGTTCAAGTCCGGGAACTATCATGGCTGCAGTGGCATCCATTCAGTGTTTCTTCTAGTCCTTTGGATGGAAAGAATCACCTTGCTGTTCTCATAAAGGTTCTTGGCAAATGGACAGAAAAGTTGAGACAAAGGATTACTGATGTCGATGCACAAAAAGATTCATGTGTCATAACAACTTCAGTTGAGGGGCCATATGGGCATGAAGTACCATACCACTTAAT GTATGAAAATCTTATATTAGTGGCTGGTGGTATTGGACTCTCACCCTTCCTTGCTATATTGAGTGACATTCTCCACCGTGTTAGGGAGGGGAAACCCTGTCAACCGAGAAATATTTTACTTGTTTGGGCGGTAAAAAAATCAAACGAGCTTCCACTTCTCTCAACCATTGACATGGAATCAATTTGTCCATCATTTTCAAATAAAGTAAACATTGATATTCATATTTATGTCACCCGAGAATCAGATCCTCCATTG GAAGAGGGATATAGTTACAAACCAATAAAATCTTCATTCTGTCCTATGGCTAGTGATTGTGGCATGTCTGTTTTGGTTGGTACAGGAGACAATTTTTGGTCTGGACTATATGTCATCTCATCTACCGTTGGCTTTGTGATATTGCTGGCTTTGTTGTATGTTTACTACGTAACCCCATTTCACATAGAAACATGGTGGTACAGGGGACTACTATATGTAATCTGCATGGTTGCAAGTGTTGTTATCTTTGGTGGTTCTGTGGTTGCAATGTGGCATATTTGGGAAAAGCAAAATTCTTTGAAGGACAAGTCCAATGATACAAAGGTTGATAAGATTCATCAAAATGGCTCTTTGGCTACCAAGGATCAAAGTCAAGACAGTAGTATTGCGAAGTCAACGGTCATTCATTATGGTTCCAGGCCAAACTTTAAAG AAATTTATGACTCGATATCAGAGAAATGGGGCCTTGTTGATGTGGGTGTCATAGTTTGTGGCCCTTCAACACTTCAGACAAGTGTTGCTGAAGAAATCAGGTCACACAGTATGACAAGACAACGCCATCATTCCATCTTCCATTTCCACAGTCACAGCTTTGATCTCTAG
- the LOC100804994 gene encoding ferric reduction oxidase 7, chloroplastic isoform X2: MEKNSLDYSPLLSPRGDENGSETTASPLVSATKWTLKTLILMIFVLWAAFIFFLPAKPVNELFSKWNDLNRDTPFGVTGSIFLVFTAPILIIAFLAIAHQILTGEDQLHEKKTSKLPRFRLWTFPVFVKGPFGVVSATELIGIVLVLLYVIWALYAYTVRALDFISEFDVPSFRDKSIIMFKVMGLRTGAIGLMCLAFLFIPVSRGSVLLRYIDIPFEHATRYHVWLGHLTMVLFTVHGLLYVIAWAMEGHLVQELIQWKDIGVANLPGVISLLAGLLMWVTSLPGVRTWNFELFFYTHQLYVVFVVFLALHVGDFVFTMAAGGIFFFVLDRFLRFCQSRRTVNVISSRCLPCGTVELVLSKPQSLRYNALSFIFVQVRELSWLQWHPFSVSSSPLDGKNHLAVLIKVLGKWTEKLRQRITDVDAQKDSCVITTSVEGPYGHEVPYHLMYENLILVAGGIGLSPFLAILSDILHRVREGKPCQPRNILLVWAVKKSNELPLLSTIDMESICPSFSNKVNIDIHIYVTRESDPPLEEGYSYKPIKSSFCPMASDCGMSVLVGTGDNFWSGLYVISSTVGFVILLALLYVYYVTPFHIETWWYRGLLYVICMVASVVIFGGSVVAMWHIWEKQNSLKDKSNDTKVDKIHQNGSLATKDQSQDSSIAKSTVIHYGSRPNFKEIYDSISEKWGLVDVGVIVCGPSTLQTSVAEEIRSHSMTRQRHHSIFHFHSHSFDL, translated from the exons ATGgagaaaaattctcttgattaTAGTCCTTTGCTTTCTCCTCGTGGTGATGAAAATGGAAGTGAGACAACAGCATCTCCTCTTGTGTCAGCTACTAAATGGACTCTCAAGACTTTGATCTTGATGATCTTTGTTCTATGGGCagctttcatcttttttctccctGCAAAGCCTGTGAATGAGTTGTTCTCAAAATGGAATGATCTCAACCGTGACACTCCTTTTGGAGTCACag GAAGCATTTTTCTGGTCTTCACTGCTCCAATTCTCATAATTGCATTTCTTGCCATTGCACACCAAATTCTTACTGGGGAGGATCAGCTTCATGA GAAGAAGACTTCCAAACTTCCAAGGTTCCGCCTATGGACGTTTCCTGTGTTTGTGAAGGGACCATTTGGGGTTGTTTCTGCCACAGAGCTTATTGGGATTGTCCTCGTTTTGTTGTATGTTATCTGGGCTCTCTATGCTTACACTGTGAGGGCGCTTGATTTTATCTCTGAATTTGATGTGCCATCCTTTAGAGACAAGAG CATAATCATGTTTAAAGTGATGGGACTTCGCACGGGTGCAATTGGGTTGATGTGTTTGGCTTTCCTGTTTATCCCAGTTTCAAGGGGATCCGTTCTTCTCCGCTATATAGATATCCCTTTTGAACATGCCACAAGATATCATGTATGGCTGGGACATCTCACAATGGTGCTTTTTACTGTCCATGGACTCCTCTATGTTATTGCATGGGCAATGGAAGGCCACCTTGTACAAGAA TTAATACAATGGAAAGATATTGGTGTTGCCAATCTCCCAGGAGTTATCAGCCTTCTAGCTGGTTTGTTAATGTGGGTGACCTCTCTTCCCGGAGTGCGGACATGGAACTTTGAGTTGTTTTTCTACACCCACCAATTATATGTAGTCTTTGTTGTCTTTTTGGCCTTGCATGTTGGTGACTTTGTTTTCACTATGGCTGCTGGGggaatatttttctttgtgcTCGATCGATTTCTGAGGTTCTGCCAATCACGAAGGACAGTTAATGTAATCTCATCCAGATGCCTTCCATGTGGCACTGTGGAATTGGTTCTGTCAAAACCTCAAA GTTTGAGATACAATGCACTAAGTTTCATTTTCGTTCAAGTCCGGGAACTATCATGGCTGCAGTGGCATCCATTCAGTGTTTCTTCTAGTCCTTTGGATGGAAAGAATCACCTTGCTGTTCTCATAAAGGTTCTTGGCAAATGGACAGAAAAGTTGAGACAAAGGATTACTGATGTCGATGCACAAAAAGATTCATGTGTCATAACAACTTCAGTTGAGGGGCCATATGGGCATGAAGTACCATACCACTTAAT GTATGAAAATCTTATATTAGTGGCTGGTGGTATTGGACTCTCACCCTTCCTTGCTATATTGAGTGACATTCTCCACCGTGTTAGGGAGGGGAAACCCTGTCAACCGAGAAATATTTTACTTGTTTGGGCGGTAAAAAAATCAAACGAGCTTCCACTTCTCTCAACCATTGACATGGAATCAATTTGTCCATCATTTTCAAATAAAGTAAACATTGATATTCATATTTATGTCACCCGAGAATCAGATCCTCCATTG GAAGAGGGATATAGTTACAAACCAATAAAATCTTCATTCTGTCCTATGGCTAGTGATTGTGGCATGTCTGTTTTGGTTGGTACAGGAGACAATTTTTGGTCTGGACTATATGTCATCTCATCTACCGTTGGCTTTGTGATATTGCTGGCTTTGTTGTATGTTTACTACGTAACCCCATTTCACATAGAAACATGGTGGTACAGGGGACTACTATATGTAATCTGCATGGTTGCAAGTGTTGTTATCTTTGGTGGTTCTGTGGTTGCAATGTGGCATATTTGGGAAAAGCAAAATTCTTTGAAGGACAAGTCCAATGATACAAAGGTTGATAAGATTCATCAAAATGGCTCTTTGGCTACCAAGGATCAAAGTCAAGACAGTAGTATTGCGAAGTCAACGGTCATTCATTATGGTTCCAGGCCAAACTTTAAAG AAATTTATGACTCGATATCAGAGAAATGGGGCCTTGTTGATGTGGGTGTCATAGTTTGTGGCCCTTCAACACTTCAGACAAGTGTTGCTGAAGAAATCAGGTCACACAGTATGACAAGACAACGCCATCATTCCATCTTCCATTTCCACAGTCACAGCTTTGATCTCTAG
- the LOC100781827 gene encoding uncharacterized protein, whose protein sequence is MEESQKHLQRNKWFDFDMELPSPFQLEQAVCSHGLFMMPPNHWDPLSKTLIRPLRSSPSSFLVSLSQHSQSLAVRVHATHALSPQQQNHITAQVSRMLRFSEAEEKAVREFRSLHVVDHPNRSFSGRVFRSPTLFEDMVKCILLCNCQWPRTLSMAQALCELQLELQNGSPCTIAVSGNSKGESEGFIPKTPASKETRRNKVSTKGMFCKKKLELDGNLQIDHVVASSSTATTLLTTDNGDSEELRSHDSCHEFSNGNEYFSRTGNFPSPSELANLDESFLAKRCGLGYRAGYIIELARAIVEGKIQLGQLEELSKDASLSNYKQLDDQLKQIRGYGPFTRANVLMCLGYYHVIPTDSETVRHLKQVHSRYTTSKTIERELEEIYGKYEPYQFLAFWSEVWDFYETRFGKLNEMHSSDYKLITACNMRSTTNKRKRPSRKCQC, encoded by the exons ATGGAGGAGTCACAAAAGCATCTCCAAAGAAACAAATGGTTCGACTTCGACATGGAGCTTCCCTCGCCATTCCAGTTGGAGCAAGCAGTGTGCAGCCACGGCCTCTTCATGATGCCGCCCAACCACTGGGACCCACTCTCCAAAACCCTAATTCGCCCACTCCGTTCTTCTCCCTCCTCCTTCCTCGTTTCACTTTCCCAGCACTCCCAATCCCTCGCCGTTAGGGTTCACGCCACCCACGCCCTCTCTCCCCAACAACAAAACCACATCACG GCTCAGGTTTCGCGAATGCTGCGTTTCTCCGAAGCGGAAGAGAAGGCTGTGAGGGAATTCAGAAGCCTGCACGTGGTTGATCATCCAAATAGAAGCTTCTCTGGAAGGGTGTTTCGCTCTCCCACGTTGTTCGAGGACATGGTCAAATGCATACTCCTCTGTAATTGCCA GTGGCCGAGGACGTTGAGCATGGCTCAGGCTCTTTGTGAGCTTCAGTTGGAACTGCAAAATGGGTCGCCTTGTACCATTGCTGTGTCGGGGAATTCAAAAGGTGAGAGTGAGGGATTCATCCCCAAAACACCAGCTTCTAAAGAGACCAGGAGAAACAAGGTTTCAACAAAGGGTATGTTTTGTAAGAAGAAATTAGAATTGGATGGAAATTTGCAAATTGACCACGTGGTTGCTTCAAGTTCAACCGCGACAACCTTGCTTACAACAGATAATGGTGATTCGGAAGAGCTACGATCACATGATTCATGTCATGAATTCTCTAATGGAAATGAGTATTTTAGTCGTACTGGAAATTTTCCATCCCCAAGTGAGCTAGCAAACCTTGATGAGAGTTTTCTGGCAAAGCGATGCGGACTTGGGTATAGAGCAGGTTATATAATAGAGCTAGCGCGAGCCATTGTTGAAGGCAAAATTCAATTAGGACAGCTTGAAGAGCTCTCGAAAGATGCAAGCTTATCCAACTATAAACAGCTTGATGATCAGCTGAAGCAAATTAGGGGATATGGCCCATTTACTCGTGCCAATGTTCTTATGTGCTTGGGATATTACCATGTCATTCCAACGGATTCTGAAACTGTTAGACACTTAAAACAG GTTCATTCCAGATATACAACCTCTAAAACAATTGAGAGAGAGCTTGAAGAGATTTATGGAAAGTATGAGCCCTATCAGTTCCTAGCATTCTG GTCTGAGGTATGGGACTTCTACGAAACAAGGTTTGGGAAGTTGAACGAAATGCATTCTTCTGACTATAAACTTATAACTGCTTGTAATATGAGAAGCACTACAAACAAGAGGAAGAGACCATCACGGAAATGCCAATGCTAG